The following is a genomic window from Citrifermentans bemidjiense Bem.
ACGCCGTCACGGTCGACCTGGTCCGGCCGGACATCACACTGGCCCCCGTCACCTCCCCCACGCGGGTGGCCAGTCAAACCCTCTCCGGGACCGTCGCGGACGCCGGCGGCATCGCCTCGGTGCTGGTCAAGGTCGGCGCCGCGGCGCCTGTCGCCGCGACAGTCACAGGGAACCGCTGGAGCTGCACCGTTCACAATTTGACCGAAGGGGCAAACAGCATCGTGGCGACCGCACAGGACCTCTCCGGCAACGAGTCCACGGCAAGCGGCACCATCATGCTGGATACCCATCCTCCCGTGGTCACCGTGTCTGCCTTCATTACGCCGACCATATTCACCTCGCAGACCATATCGGGGACCGTGACCGACGTGGGCGGGATGGTCGATTCGGTTTCGGTGCAGGTGGGGAACGGCCAGAGCCAGGCCGCCCAGGTGAACGGCTACGTCTGGAGCTTTCTGGTGAAAAACCTTCAGCCCGGTGTCGCCACCGCGATCACCGTGTCGGCCCGCGACACCGCAGGAAACGAGAGCAGCCAGAACTCCGCGCTGATGTCCTCGATAGGGGTCCTCAAAGCGGGGGATCTATCCGGAGATAACTCGGTGGGGGTGGATGACGCCCAGCTTGCCATGCAGATGGGGGTAGGGATGAAAAAGCCCGATGCCGGCCAACTGCAGCGCGGTGACCTGGCACCGATGGTCGGGGGAATACCGCAGCCGGACGGGGTGATTGACACAGGAGATGCCTTGTTGATACTGGGCATCGTTACCGGAATGGTGAGGTTTTAACAACATGAACAAAAAGCGAATTATGAAACTTGCTGTCTCAGCAACCTCGCTGCTGTCTTTTGTCTCGCTGCTCGCCGGTTGTGGCGGCGGCGGTGGAGAAAGCGCCCCTCCCCAGATTGCGACTCCAACCAACAGTCTCGTCATCTCGACCTCAGGCACCGCTGCCGCCCTATATGGGGTGCAGTTCACGCTGCAACTTCCCCCCGGTGTCACCCTGGCCACCCAGGGAGGAGCACTTGCCGCCGGGGTGATCGCACCTTCGGGAGGCGCTGCCGGTGCCACTGTGACAACCAACTACGACCCTGTCCTTGCGCCGCGGACCGTCACGGTCTCACTGATAAAAGCGCCACCAGCCTTTCCTGCAGGCTTTCCTGTTGGGCCCTTCATGACCATAATTCCAGTGCTGCCTCAGGGGATGACGCTGGCTGCGGGCGACTTCACCCTCTCCAGTTTCAAGGCCTGGGATGACCTCACCACTTATCATGAGGCCCCGCAGATCACGGGGGCGATCGCCGCGCCGTAAAGCACGCCGGGTAAGAGAGGTGCTCCTCCTTTGGCCGGGCCGCCCCGTGCCACGTGCGCGGAAAATGCCGAAAAACTGCAAAAAATGTAATCTACGTCACACAATTTATCCGGAGGATGGGCAATACTCCCCCTGTCGAAGCCACTCACCCAACGGACGCAGACCGAGTGGCCGGGACAACGGATCCCTCACAGCCGAATAAAGCAACAACGACAATACTAAACCACCTGCGAAGGTGGGACGGAAAGCCCACGGGTCTCCCTGAGACAGCCGGGTCGCCGATTCTACGCGATGGAACCCCCATCGTAGACCGGCGACCCGGCTTTTTTTTGTATCGGGGATCAAAGGAGAGTTAAATGAAGAAGTTGAAGGCAATAACGGCAACAGCGTTAGGAGTCCTGATGTACACGAGTGTCGCCTCCGCGGCAGTACTGTTCTCAGAGGATTTCAACGCGCAACCAGACTGGAGCCCTTCACAGGGGACCTCCGGTGCTACCTGCATTCCCGGGCAAAACTGCGCCACTCCCATCCCGACCGGTTTTTACGACTACCGCCTGGCCGGCACGGAAGCTTGCAGCAACCTCGACGGCAAGCACAACACCCTGAACATAAACGGCCTGCACCCGAGAGGGACGGGGAAGAGCTTCATGATGTGGAACGAGCCCTGCTATAGCAGAAGCGGCAGCTGGGGCTCCGATGGCCTCCTCGGGATCGATTTCGCCCCTCAAAACGAGGTGTACGTTAGGTACTGGATCCAGTTCCAGCCCGACTGGAGGTGGGATGGCGACGGTTCGGTCGGCGGGCGCGCCGTGGGTACGGCGACCACGAGCCCGATGGAAAAGTTCATGCACATCTCCCACCTGAACACCGGGAACACGAACTTCTGGGACTTCTTCAGCGGCACCCAGAACAAACCCCGCTTCACCCCGCAGCTCGCCAAGTTCGGCGGCGGCAGCTATCGGCTCCAGTTCAACCTCCCTCATTCCCCTCTGACTGCGGCACGTGATAGTTCTGCCTCGTTCACTACTAATGTATTCCTTGGCGCTGCCCCCCTCGACATGAACGTACCGGGCCCCGGTGGTTTGCCGGCAGCTCCCCGGGACGGCAAGTGGCACTGCTTCGAGTTCTACGTCAAGCTGAACAGCGCAGGGGGGGTGGCCGACGGCGTCTCGAAGGTCTGGTACGATGGCGCCCTGGTCGGCTCGACCACTAACGCCGTATGGATTCCTTTAGGCGATGATCCGGCCCAGTGGAAGTGGAACCACGCCTGGCTCGGCGGCAACAACGCCAACCTCTACCTGCCCGCCAACGAGCAGTGGTACGCCATAGACGACGTTGTGGTGAGCACCACCTACAGCGGCCCGCCGGCGCAGCCGGGGAGCGTCACCGCCACCGCCAGCGCGGCGAACACCGTGAGCCTGCGCTGGAGCCCCGGCAGCAACGGGGTCCCGTTCTCCCTGAACGGCTACCGGATTTACTACGGCAAGGACGCAACCAACCTGAACATGAAAGTGGACGTGGGGAACGTGCAGCAGTACAGCATCTCCTCCCTCGACCCCTCGACCAAGTACTACTTCGCGGTCTCCGCCTACAACAAGGGGAGCTACGACAGTAATGACAACGAAGGGATGCCCTCGGTAACGGCAAGCGCGACCACCGTTTCTAGCAGTACCACTACCACGACCACTGCAGATGCCGTCGCGCCGGTAGCTTCCATCTCCTCGCCGGCTACCGGCTCCACCGTGAGCGGCAACGTCACTATCAACGTGGCAGCCAGCGACAACGTGGCGGTCAGCAAGGTAGAGCTGTACCTGAACGGCTCCATCTTCGGCGTGGTGGGGTCGGCCCCCTACACCCTGAGCTGGAATACGGCCAATAACCCCAACGCCACCTACACCCTGACCGCGAAGGCCTACGACGCAGCCGGCAACGTGGGGCAGGCTTCGAGCTCGGTGACCGTGAAAAACGCAGTCGCAGTAACCGACGCTTCGGCCCCTGTGATCAGCTCCTTCACCATGCCCGCGTCCGCCACATCGCTTACCGTTCCGGTTACCGCGTTCGCCGCCACCGACGACGTCGGCGTCACCGGCTACCAGATCACCGAGAGCGCGACCGCTCCCGCGGCGGGCGCCACCACCTGGAAAGCAACCGCGCCGACCTCCTGCACCTTCTCGGCAGCAGGTATCCGCACCGCTTACGCCTGGTGCAAGGACGCCTCCGGCAAGGTATCGGCAGCAAAAACCGCCCAGGTCAACATCACCACCGCTACCACCACGACCGGGGACACGACCGCCCCGGTGGTCAGCATCGCCTCGCCGGTGACCGGTTCCACGGTCAAGGGGGCAGTGACTGTATCCGCCAACGCCACCGACAACGTCGGTGTGAAGAAGGCCGAGTTCTACGTGAACGGGGTGCTCAAGCTGACCTCCACTACCGCGCCCTACAGCGTCACCTGGGGGACCACCAACTACCCTAACGGCTCCAACAGCGTCACCGTAAAGGCGTACGACGCAGCCGGCAACGTCGGCCAGGCAACTTCGACCGTCACCATCATGAACGGCGACACTACTGCCCCGAAGGTTTCCATAACCTCCCCGACCTCCGGGTCCACCGCCAAGGGGGTAGTGACAGTATCCGCTAACGTCACCGACAACGTCGGCGTAAAAAAGGTCGAGTTCTACGTGAACGGCGTGCTCAAGCTGACCTCCACCGCGGCTCCCTACACCGTCACCTGGGGCACCACGAATTACCCGAACGGCTCCAACAGCGTGACCATCAAGGGGTATGACGCGGCCGGCAACGTCGGCCAGGCCACAACGACTGTAACCGTGGCGAATTGAGAAGACAGCCCCGGCCATAAAGGGCTCCGTGGCAAGCAAGTCCGTGACCAGGCTGTATTGAGCTAGCTGATACCGCCTTGTATGTGGAAGCAGCAGCAAAAAAGGAAGGGAGCCTTAGCGCTCCCTTCCTTTTTTTAGTTTGAGGTTGCGCCTCGCGTCAACATCTCCCGCCGCTTTGCCGGCTCTTTCCGTCGAAAAAATAGGGGTTTGACGATTTTATTTTCTTCCTGCGATCCAGGAAACGCCAAATAGCCAGCCCGCTGCTCAGGACTTGGACAGTTGTTCAACTGCTTCCAAACAAACGGCAGACTCAGTAAATACGGGCACTTGAGGTAACCGGCGCCTGGCGCTGTGCAGGTTTCATGCAGATGTGAAGCTCTTGTTTTTCAACTGCTTCCGTGAAAAAAACGCTAATTACAGTGACTTATGTGTGCTGCAGACCTTTGGCACTGCAGTTGCGATGGCACAGGCTAAAGGTAATGACTGTGTACAGGATGGAGGTTGCGATGAGCAACAAGCACGGAAGCGGTTAGTAGAGATCAGTTAAAACTAAATAGCAACAACGACAATACTAAACCATCCGTGAGGATGGGACGGAAAGCCCACGGGTCTCCCTGAGACAGCCGGGTCGCCGAATCTAACAGATGGTTTTTTTACATCATAGAGAAGCGACCCGGTTTTTTTGTGTCAGGGAATAAAGGAGATAGAAATGAAGAAGCGTAACGCAATACTCACCGCAACCTTAGGAATCCTCTTGTACACGAACGTCGCCTCTGCCGCAGTGTTGTTCTCCGACGATTTCGATTCCCGCAGCGATTGGAGCCCGGCACAGGGGGCTTCCGGTGCTACCTGCATCCCAGGGCAGAACTGCGCCACGCCGATCCCGGATGGCTACTACGATTACCGCGTGGCGGGAACCGAGGCCTGCAGCAACACCGACGGCAACCACAATACCCTGAACATCAATGGTCAGCACCCCAGGGGGGGAGCCGGCAAGAGCTTCATGATGTGGAACGAGCCCTGCTACAGCAGGAGCGGCAGCTGGGGATCCGACGGCCTCCTGGGCATCGATTTCGCCCCGCAAAACGAGGTGTACGTCAGGTATTGGGTCCAGTTCCAGCCGGACTGGAGGTGGAATGGCGACGGCTCCATCGATGGGCTGGCCTTGGGTACGGCAAACCCGAGCCCGATGCAAAAGTTCATGCACATCTCCCACCTGGACCCGACGAACCCAAACCTCTGGGATTTCTTCAGCGGCACCCAAAACAAGCCTCGCTTCACCCCGCAGCTCGCCAAATTCGGCGGCGGCAGCTATCGGCTTCAGTTCAACCTCCCGCATTCCCCTTTGACTGCTGCACGTGATAGTTCCGCCTCTTTCACTACTAATGTATACCTCGGCGCTGCCCCTCTCGACATGAACGTACCGGGCCCCGCCGGTTTGCCGGCAGCTCCGCGCGACGGCGGGTGGCACAGCTTCGAGTTCTACGTCAAGCTGAACAGCGCAGGCGGGGTCGCCGACGGTATCTCCAAGGTCTGGTACGACGGCGCCCTGGTCGAATCGACCACGAACGTGGTGTGGGTTCCCTTAGGTGACGACCCGGCGCAGTGGAAGTGGAATCACGCCTGGCTGGGCGGCAACAACGCCAACCTCTACCTTCCGGCCAACGAGCAGTGGTACGCCATAGACGACGTGGTGGTGAGCACCACCTACAGCGGTCCTCCGGCGCAGCCGTTGAGCCTGAGCGCCGCAGCCGTCGCGGCAAACACCGTGAGCCTGAGCTGGAGCGCCGGTAGCAACGGGGTCGCGTATAACGTAGACGGCTACCGCATCTACTACGGCAAGGACGCCTCCAACTTGGACATGAAACTGGACGCGGGGAACGTGCAGCAATACGACATCTCTTCCCTCGACCCCTCCACCAAGTACTACTTCGCGGTCTCCGCCTACAGCAAGGGGAGCTACGACAGCAACGACAACGAAGGTATGCGCTCGGTGACGGCAAGCGCGACCACCGCTTCCGGTGCTGCCATCGCGGTTGCCGATGCGGTTGCACCGGTGGATTCCATCTCCTCGCCGGCTAACGGCTCCACCGTGAGCGGCAACGTGACGGTGAACGTGGCAGCCAGCGACAACGTGGCGGTCAGCAAGGTAGAGCTGTACCTGAACGGTTCCATCTTCGGCGTGGTGGGTTCGGCTCCCTACACCCTGAGCTGGAATACGGCCAACAACCCCAATGCTACCTACACCCTGACCGCGAAAGCGTATGACGCAGCCGGTAACGTGGGGCAGACAACGAGCTCCGTGGTCGTGAAAAACGCAGTCGCAGTCCTCGATGCTTCGGCCCCGGTGATCGGCTCCTTCACCATGCCCGCTTCCGCCACCTCGCTGACCGTTCCGGTTAGTGCCTTTGCCGCCAGCGACGACATCGGCGTCACCGGCTACCAGATCACCGAGAACGCGACGGCCCCGGCGGCAGACGCCACCACCTGGAAAACAAGCGCACCGACCAGCTTCACCTTCTCCGCAGCAGGTTCCCGCACCGCCTACGCCTGGTGCAAGGACGCCTCCGGCAAGGTATCGGCAGCCAAGACCGCCCTGGTCAGCATCACCATCGCCACTGCCGACACGGCCGCCCCGGTGGTCGCCTTCACCTCTCCGGTGGACGGTTCCAAGGTCAAGGGGACGGTAACCGTGTCCGCCAACATCACCGACAACGTCGCCGTGAGCAAGGTCGAGTACTACGTGAACGGCCTGCTCAAGCTGACTTCCACCTCCGCGCCCTACTCGGTTCCCTGGGGCACCACCAACTACCCCGACGGCTCCAACACCATCATGATCAAGGCCTATGACGCAGCCGGCAACGTCGGTCAGTCCAGCGTCACGGTCATCGTCGCCAACGACGCGATCGCGCCGTCGGTCTCCATCGTCTCCCCGGTGGCAGGCTCCACTATCGGCGGCACGGTATCGGTATCGGCAAACGCCAGCGACAACCTGGCGGTTGAGAGGGTAGAGCTCTACCTGAACGGCGCGCTGGTGGCGACCTCCACCGCGGCTCCCTACGGCTTCAGCTGGAACACCGCGAATGCAGCAAACGGCTCCTACACGGTGAGCGCCAAGGCTTATGACGCAGCCGGCAATGTCGGCCAGGCCTCGGCAACGGTCAGCGTATTCAACGACACCACCGCCCCCTCGGTCGCCATCTCCTCCCCGGTGGCAGGTTCCACGGTGAACGGTACCGTCAGCCTGTACGCCAATGCCAGCGACAACGTTGGGGTGACCAAGGTCGAGTTCTACCTGGACGGCGCCCTGCAGGCGACCTCCACCGCGGCTCCCTACGGCTTCAGCTGGAACACCGCGAATGCAGCAAACGGCTCCTACACGGTGAGCGCCAAGGCTTATGACGCAGCCGGCAATGTCGGCCAGGCCTCGGCAACGGTCAGCGTATTCAACGACACCACCGCCCCCTCGGTCGCCATCTCCTCACCGGTGGCAGGTTCCACGGTGAACGGTACCGTCAACCTGTACGCCAATGCCAGCGACAACGTTGGGGTGACCAAGGTCGAGTTCTACCTGGACGGCGCGCTGCAGGCGACCTCCACCGCGGCTCCCTATGGTTTCAGCTGGAACACGACGACCGCAGCCAGCGGGACCCACACCCTGAGCGCCAAGGCCTACGACGCGTCCGGGAACGTCGGCCAGTCCGCCAGCGTAAGCGTCAACGTCGTGAACGACTCGGTGGCCCCGGTGATCAGCGTGAGCGCCCCGACCAAGGACTACCTAACCTCCAGCAAGCTCCCCATCTCCGCCTCCGCGACGGACAACGTGGCAGTCGTCAAGATGGAAGCTTACGTGGACAACGCCCTGGTGATATCCACCAACAACTCCTCTTTCAGCGTCAGCACCAACATTGCGAAGGGGGTCCACACCGTCACCATCAAGGCCTACGACGCCTCCAACAACGTCGCAGTGTTCAGCAAGACGGTCAACAGGTTCTTCTAAGCACCGAGCCGGAAACGCAAGGTCAAAGGGGAGCTTACAGGCTCCCTACAAAAAAATCCCCGCACCCTCGCGGGGATTTTTTTTGTCTATCACTCCGCGTAATCCGCGTACACGTCTTCTGTCGAGGCAGTCCGTCCCGAAATGAATGCATAAAAAAAACCCGCTTCCGAAAAAGCGGGTTTCATGACGAACCGATCAAAAGAAGCGATATGACTCATTACGCTCTGCGGCGCCATAAGCACATGCCAGCGAGTCCAGCCCCAAGAAGAAAGATGGTGGAAGGCTCCGGTACGGCATCCACCCTGACATTGTCCAGGGCGGCTCCCCATGCCTCGTCAGGGTTCAACGAGTTGGTGATGTCGCCGAAGAAGAGTTCCGCGCTGTCGCTGCTCGCTACGAAATCGAAATATTGGGTAACCCATCCCATGTTCTGATGGGTGTTGCCTGCTTGCTCGAAGGTGAAGGAATGGGTGGTGAATATCTCGCCCGTCGACACGCTGACCAACGATTTGTTATAGGGTCTGTCGGGGTTGCCGGCCATGTCGAACTGCACGCGGTATGTCTGCCCAGCTACGGTGTCGAACGCGGTCCCTACTATCAATCCGTGCTGGTAGTTGCCGGCCAGATCGATACTTTTGGTCCCTTCGCTCGCTTGCCAGTAGGTGTTGATCCAGTCGATGGAGCCATCGACGACACTCCAGCCGTCGATGATGTTCGTGCCGGCACCAACTGTGACAAATGGTGTCGATCCGGGATAGAAACCGTCCTCGAAGCTGCCGTTCGCTATCAAGTTGGCCTGGGCTATGCCAATACTAGCCAAAAACACGATAGACGTGATTGCTAAGGTGACGGCCTTTCTCAAAGTATTCATGGCGGCTCTCCTTTTTCGGGGTGATAAAAACGGGCTATTGCAGCATAAATTGTGCCGTAACTGTAAGTAACCGTTTTTTCTGCACTTTTGCTCTTATGGCTTCCGCGTGGTTTGTAAAGATTGCCGACAGCCGTGACCCGGTACTTGCTGCCGGGCGAGACGTTATCCATTTAAAAACCTTCACTTGTGGCGGGAAAGCCATTTAAGGCGGGATGTAAGGTAACCCGACATTAAAAGAGGCACCAGGCGTCTTTCAGGGAACTGCCCCCGCCCGGGCACCTTTTGCGGCACTGCGCAGGTAGAACGCCGGCGCGAGCCAGCCGGCGAGCGCCAAGAGCGCCTGGGTCAGGTCGGGGATGCGACCGGGGATCGCTAGCTGCTGCCACTCCAGCAGGAAGACGAAGCTAAAGACGGCTGCCGCTCCCGGCCAGACCGCCCCCCGCGCTTCTCCCCGCCCCAGCGGGAAGAGGAGCGACATCGCCGCGAAAGGCCACACTCCTTCCAGTATGCTCCCGAAACCGCTCAGCTCGTGAGCCAACTGCCCCTTAAACGGTATCCAGCTGATACCTGCCGCCACACTCCCCACACCCGGTTTCAACTCGTAGCAGGCGAAGCCGGCGACAAGCAGCAGACACCCCATTAGACGCCTCGATTTCTCCCCCAAAAAACCCGCCGCTAAAAGTAGCGGAACCCCAGCGAACAACCCCGCCAAAGCCTCCAGGGAGAGCTGGTGCCCCTGGATGAAGATCTTGGCGCAGAGAACGCCCGCCGCAAAGAACGTGAAAAGCGGGAGGGGAAGGGCGCGCCGCCGGAAGGTCTCCTGCGCCACCACCCCGAGCCCGGCGAGATAGAAAAAATAGGTGCCTGCCTGCGCCAGGTCGAAGCGCGACAGGTCGTTGGCCGTGTACCAAAGCGGCTTGAGCCCGTTCTTGATCCCTCCAAAGTCGAGCGAGGGGACGAAGGGTGCCCATTGGGAGGAAAGCCAGAGCAAAAGGACGCAAAGGCCAAGCTCCCCCCGGATTCCCGCGGCGAGAAAGCTCGCCCGCCAGCGCGACCAGGCCCCTTCGGGCACGGCCGCTTGCTGCCAGCAAAGCGCAAGGAGCGCGCCGGCGGAGGTTCCCGCGGTGTTGGTGCAGAGGTCTACGACGGAGGGGGTGCGGTCGGGGAGGAAGGCCTGGGTAAATTCCATGGCGAAGCTGAGCGCGCTCCCGCCGAATACCGCGCAGAGAAAGGGAAGGGCCAGACGCCCGTCATCCCGGCGGAACAGGCGGAAGAGAAGATAGCCCAAAGGGACGTAGGCGATGACGTTGACCAGGAGGTCGCTCTTGGAGACGTGGTCGGGAAGCTCGAAGGTGCACCAGACGAAAAGGCCGGCGCCGGGGAGGCGCCAGCCGCTGAAGGGGAAGAGGGAGGCGTAGGCGATCAAGAGGACGCAGGCCAAGGCCGGAAGCAGCGCTTTTCGGTTCAAATGCTCCCCCTTTGTGTCGGCGCCCGTCCCTAGTGCCTGGCCCGCTGCTGGTGGAAGGGGTGGTTCAGTAAAATGGCCTTGTTCTGCAGCACGGAGATAACCCCGGACCTCTCCAGGGTCCTCAAGACCCGGCTCATGGTCTCGCGGGTGACGGACGCGTAGCTCGCCATCTGCTGGTGGGTCATCTTCACGTCGATGATGATGCCGCGGTCGTCCCGCACGCCGTAGAGTTCCCCCAGGCGGTCCAGAAGCGAGATAACGCGGTCCTGCGCGTTCTCGGCGTTGAAGGAGAGTATCCTGATCATCTCCCAGGAGTCCCTGAGCCTGCCGCAGAGCAGTTCGATGATCTTGCGGCGGATCCCCTCGTTGCTCATCAGGTGCTTTTCGAAGTCGTCCTTGTGCAGAAGGCCTATCACCGACTCCTCGTGGGCGATGATGGTGGCGGGCGAGGTCTTGCCGTCCAGAAGCGACATCTCTCCGAAGAAGTCGTTCTTCTTGTGGATGGTGATGATCTGCTCCTTGCCGTCTTCGTTCAGTTTGACCACCCGCACCTTCCCCGAATAGATCAGGTACATGTAGTTGCTGGTGTCTTCCTCGTAAAGGACTATCTGTTCCTTATCGTAGTCCTGCTTCCGGAAGAGCCTTTCCACCAGTTCGATTTCGCCGGGCTCGAGGGTGGAAAAAAAGGGGATGCTGCTGATGATGCGCGCCTCTGCTTTTTGTTTTTGCCCTGCCTGCCGAGTCATCCGGTGCCTCCTCGTTTACATCTGAATCTTGGTGCCGGCGAGCAGAGTGAACCCGGGGTTGCAACGGCACTTCATTGGCTTTGTTCCACACATTGCCGGAAAGCGTAAGGGCGGTGTTGGCACTTGCCGACGCGTAATTGACTGTTTGCGAAATTGCTTCATTGTGTATTGTCAGAGTCCGGTTTAACACAATGAATTAATACTTGTCAATTTGTCCTTCACACTGTAAAGTGTAGCATCCAAAATCGACCCTGTTATTAGCCCACCTGTTGCGGATTCGAGGTTATCTCCAATGACAGTCGCCGAGTGTTTGAAACATCACAGGGTGCAGTTTCTTTTGGTGCTGTTGATACTGGCCGCCGTTTACTGGAGCGTTGTGCCTGAGATGGTTCAGCAGTGGTACGAGGACGAGAACTATTCCCACGGTTTCGTCGTCCCCCTGATCGCCGGGTATTTCGCCTACGAGCGCCGCAAGGATCTGGCCTCCGTGCTGGCCGAGCCTTGGTGGCCCGGGCTTTTGCTGGTGGTCGCCGGCCTTATGCAACTGGTGGTGGGTTGGCTTGGCACCGAATTTTTCACCATGCGCAGTTCCCTTGTGGTCACCCTTTGCGGGATGACCCTTTTTTTATTGGGAAAGAGGCTGTTCCGGCTCATGCTGCTGCCGCTTGCCTACCTCCTTTTCATGGTGCCGCTCCCCTACATCATCTACGACATGGTTGCCTTCCCCCTGAAACTATTCGTGACCCGCGTCTCCATAGCGACGCTGAAGCTCATGGGGGTGGTGGTGATGAGGGAGGGGAACATCATCATGCTCCCCTTCACCACGCTGGAGGTAGCCGACGCCTGCAGCGGCATCAGGTCGCTCATCTCGCTCCTCGCGCTTGCGGTCGCCTACGCCTTCTTCCTGGAGATGGGGCAGTTGCGCCGGGGCCTGCTGATCCTCGCTGCCATACCTATCGCCATATCGGCCAACGCGCTCAGGGTGATCGGTACGGGGGTCCTGGCCCAGTACTGGGGCGCCAGGGCCGCGGAAGGGTTCTTCCACGAGTTCGCGGGGCTCGCGGTCTTCGTGGTCGCCATCGCGCTCATGATCGGGCTCGGCTCTTTGCTGTCGCGCGGTAAAGGGGGTGCGGCATGAAGGCGCATTTCCTGGCGATCTACCTGCTTCTCGTTGCGGCCGGTCTTTACCTGCACCTGCACAGCGACCTGAGCGTCCCCATCAACCGCCCCTTGCAGCAGTTTCCGGCCGCGGTGAACAGCTGGCGCATGACCGACGAAGGGCAGCTCTCCGGGGAGGTCCAGAACGTGCTCAAGGCCTCCGACGTCCTGATCCGGCAGTACCAGGGTCCGCAGGGGGAGAAGGTGCAGCTATACATCGGCTATCACGGCGGCGGCAAGGGGGGAGGGGAGATCCACTCGCCCAAGCACTGCCTTCCCGGCAGCGGCTGGCTGGAGCACTCCAGTAACCGCTACACCATAAAGGCCGGAAAAGACGACCTGAACCTGGTCCAGGCGGTGTACCAGAAGGGGGAAAG
Proteins encoded in this region:
- a CDS encoding choice-of-anchor C family PEP-CTERM protein; amino-acid sequence: MNTLRKAVTLAITSIVFLASIGIAQANLIANGSFEDGFYPGSTPFVTVGAGTNIIDGWSVVDGSIDWINTYWQASEGTKSIDLAGNYQHGLIVGTAFDTVAGQTYRVQFDMAGNPDRPYNKSLVSVSTGEIFTTHSFTFEQAGNTHQNMGWVTQYFDFVASSDSAELFFGDITNSLNPDEAWGAALDNVRVDAVPEPSTIFLLGAGLAGMCLWRRRA
- a CDS encoding Ig-like domain-containing protein, with amino-acid sequence MKKRNAILTATLGILLYTNVASAAVLFSDDFDSRSDWSPAQGASGATCIPGQNCATPIPDGYYDYRVAGTEACSNTDGNHNTLNINGQHPRGGAGKSFMMWNEPCYSRSGSWGSDGLLGIDFAPQNEVYVRYWVQFQPDWRWNGDGSIDGLALGTANPSPMQKFMHISHLDPTNPNLWDFFSGTQNKPRFTPQLAKFGGGSYRLQFNLPHSPLTAARDSSASFTTNVYLGAAPLDMNVPGPAGLPAAPRDGGWHSFEFYVKLNSAGGVADGISKVWYDGALVESTTNVVWVPLGDDPAQWKWNHAWLGGNNANLYLPANEQWYAIDDVVVSTTYSGPPAQPLSLSAAAVAANTVSLSWSAGSNGVAYNVDGYRIYYGKDASNLDMKLDAGNVQQYDISSLDPSTKYYFAVSAYSKGSYDSNDNEGMRSVTASATTASGAAIAVADAVAPVDSISSPANGSTVSGNVTVNVAASDNVAVSKVELYLNGSIFGVVGSAPYTLSWNTANNPNATYTLTAKAYDAAGNVGQTTSSVVVKNAVAVLDASAPVIGSFTMPASATSLTVPVSAFAASDDIGVTGYQITENATAPAADATTWKTSAPTSFTFSAAGSRTAYAWCKDASGKVSAAKTALVSITIATADTAAPVVAFTSPVDGSKVKGTVTVSANITDNVAVSKVEYYVNGLLKLTSTSAPYSVPWGTTNYPDGSNTIMIKAYDAAGNVGQSSVTVIVANDAIAPSVSIVSPVAGSTIGGTVSVSANASDNLAVERVELYLNGALVATSTAAPYGFSWNTANAANGSYTVSAKAYDAAGNVGQASATVSVFNDTTAPSVAISSPVAGSTVNGTVSLYANASDNVGVTKVEFYLDGALQATSTAAPYGFSWNTANAANGSYTVSAKAYDAAGNVGQASATVSVFNDTTAPSVAISSPVAGSTVNGTVNLYANASDNVGVTKVEFYLDGALQATSTAAPYGFSWNTTTAASGTHTLSAKAYDASGNVGQSASVSVNVVNDSVAPVISVSAPTKDYLTSSKLPISASATDNVAVVKMEAYVDNALVISTNNSSFSVSTNIAKGVHTVTIKAYDASNNVAVFSKTVNRFF
- a CDS encoding Crp/Fnr family transcriptional regulator codes for the protein MTRQAGQKQKAEARIISSIPFFSTLEPGEIELVERLFRKQDYDKEQIVLYEEDTSNYMYLIYSGKVRVVKLNEDGKEQIITIHKKNDFFGEMSLLDGKTSPATIIAHEESVIGLLHKDDFEKHLMSNEGIRRKIIELLCGRLRDSWEMIRILSFNAENAQDRVISLLDRLGELYGVRDDRGIIIDVKMTHQQMASYASVTRETMSRVLRTLERSGVISVLQNKAILLNHPFHQQRARH
- a CDS encoding Ig-like domain-containing protein, giving the protein MKKLKAITATALGVLMYTSVASAAVLFSEDFNAQPDWSPSQGTSGATCIPGQNCATPIPTGFYDYRLAGTEACSNLDGKHNTLNINGLHPRGTGKSFMMWNEPCYSRSGSWGSDGLLGIDFAPQNEVYVRYWIQFQPDWRWDGDGSVGGRAVGTATTSPMEKFMHISHLNTGNTNFWDFFSGTQNKPRFTPQLAKFGGGSYRLQFNLPHSPLTAARDSSASFTTNVFLGAAPLDMNVPGPGGLPAAPRDGKWHCFEFYVKLNSAGGVADGVSKVWYDGALVGSTTNAVWIPLGDDPAQWKWNHAWLGGNNANLYLPANEQWYAIDDVVVSTTYSGPPAQPGSVTATASAANTVSLRWSPGSNGVPFSLNGYRIYYGKDATNLNMKVDVGNVQQYSISSLDPSTKYYFAVSAYNKGSYDSNDNEGMPSVTASATTVSSSTTTTTTADAVAPVASISSPATGSTVSGNVTINVAASDNVAVSKVELYLNGSIFGVVGSAPYTLSWNTANNPNATYTLTAKAYDAAGNVGQASSSVTVKNAVAVTDASAPVISSFTMPASATSLTVPVTAFAATDDVGVTGYQITESATAPAAGATTWKATAPTSCTFSAAGIRTAYAWCKDASGKVSAAKTAQVNITTATTTTGDTTAPVVSIASPVTGSTVKGAVTVSANATDNVGVKKAEFYVNGVLKLTSTTAPYSVTWGTTNYPNGSNSVTVKAYDAAGNVGQATSTVTIMNGDTTAPKVSITSPTSGSTAKGVVTVSANVTDNVGVKKVEFYVNGVLKLTSTAAPYTVTWGTTNYPNGSNSVTIKGYDAAGNVGQATTTVTVAN
- a CDS encoding VanZ family protein — protein: MNRKALLPALACVLLIAYASLFPFSGWRLPGAGLFVWCTFELPDHVSKSDLLVNVIAYVPLGYLLFRLFRRDDGRLALPFLCAVFGGSALSFAMEFTQAFLPDRTPSVVDLCTNTAGTSAGALLALCWQQAAVPEGAWSRWRASFLAAGIRGELGLCVLLLWLSSQWAPFVPSLDFGGIKNGLKPLWYTANDLSRFDLAQAGTYFFYLAGLGVVAQETFRRRALPLPLFTFFAAGVLCAKIFIQGHQLSLEALAGLFAGVPLLLAAGFLGEKSRRLMGCLLLVAGFACYELKPGVGSVAAGISWIPFKGQLAHELSGFGSILEGVWPFAAMSLLFPLGRGEARGAVWPGAAAVFSFVFLLEWQQLAIPGRIPDLTQALLALAGWLAPAFYLRSAAKGARAGAVP